One Pyrococcus furiosus DSM 3638 genomic region harbors:
- a CDS encoding DNA polymerase sliding clamp, with the protein MPFEIVFEGAKEFAQLIDTASKLIDEAAFKVTEDGISMRAMDPSRVVLIDLNLPSSIFSKYEVVEPETIGVNMDHLKKILKRGKAKDTLILKKGEENFLEITIQGTATRTFRVPLIDVEEMEVDLPELPFTAKVVVLGEVLKDAVKDASLVSDSIKFIARENEFIMKAEGETQEVEIKLTLEDEGLLDIEVQEETKSAYGVSYLSDMVKGLGKADEVTIKFGNEMPMQMEYYIRDEGRLTFLLAPRVEE; encoded by the coding sequence ATGCCATTTGAAATCGTATTTGAAGGTGCAAAAGAGTTTGCCCAACTTATAGACACCGCAAGTAAGTTAATAGATGAGGCCGCGTTTAAAGTTACAGAAGATGGGATAAGCATGAGGGCCATGGATCCAAGTAGAGTTGTCCTGATTGACCTAAATCTCCCGTCAAGCATATTTAGCAAATATGAAGTTGTTGAACCAGAAACAATTGGAGTTAACATGGACCACCTAAAGAAGATCCTAAAGAGAGGTAAAGCAAAGGACACCTTAATACTCAAGAAAGGAGAGGAAAACTTCTTAGAGATAACAATTCAAGGAACTGCAACAAGAACATTTAGAGTTCCCCTAATAGATGTAGAAGAGATGGAAGTTGACCTCCCAGAACTTCCATTCACTGCAAAGGTTGTAGTTCTTGGAGAAGTCCTAAAAGATGCTGTTAAAGATGCCTCTCTAGTGAGTGACAGCATAAAATTTATTGCCAGGGAAAATGAATTTATAATGAAGGCAGAGGGAGAAACCCAGGAAGTTGAGATAAAGCTAACTCTTGAAGATGAGGGATTATTGGACATCGAGGTTCAAGAGGAGACAAAGAGCGCATATGGAGTCAGCTATCTCTCCGACATGGTTAAAGGACTTGGAAAGGCCGATGAAGTTACAATAAAGTTTGGAAATGAAATGCCCATGCAAATGGAGTATTACATTAGAGATGAAGGAAGACTTACATTCCTACTGGCTCCAAGAGTTGAAGAGTGA
- a CDS encoding transcription factor S, whose translation MVKFCPKCGSIMIPDRRRGVFVCRKCGYEEPINPEDTKAYRRTEEVKHRPDEGVVVIEQEVSTLPTAKVTCPKCGHNEAWWWELQTRAGDEPSTIFYKCKKCGYVWRSYE comes from the coding sequence ATGGTGAAATTCTGCCCCAAATGTGGGAGTATTATGATACCCGACAGGAGGAGAGGAGTCTTTGTCTGTAGAAAATGTGGTTATGAGGAACCTATAAATCCTGAGGACACCAAAGCATATAGAAGAACAGAAGAAGTCAAGCATAGGCCTGATGAAGGAGTAGTTGTAATTGAACAAGAAGTTTCGACTCTTCCAACAGCAAAAGTAACCTGCCCAAAATGTGGGCATAATGAAGCATGGTGGTGGGAACTTCAAACTAGGGCAGGAGATGAGCCAAGTACAATATTCTATAAGTGTAAGAAGTGTGGATACGTATGGAGGAGTTACGAATAA
- a CDS encoding haloacid dehalogenase yields MKISKIIEQIKSELDKKDKLREEALEITRDIIRLSGDAIKAMHRGELELAHERLEKARGLVKELKEKLREHPDLYYTGYVQNANQEFVEAVLMYHYLTDREFPSHVDLGVPSQDYILGVGDFIGELRRYFLINLMKGNLDEAESTYRFMEEVYEELMTLEYPKGLVNIRQKQDQARYTLERTLEDLTRAKVNRRVEEKLEAFLNDRS; encoded by the coding sequence ATGAAGATTAGTAAGATAATAGAGCAAATAAAATCTGAGCTCGATAAAAAAGATAAGCTAAGAGAAGAGGCATTAGAAATTACTAGGGACATAATAAGACTAAGTGGTGATGCTATAAAGGCAATGCATAGGGGAGAATTAGAATTAGCTCACGAAAGACTTGAAAAAGCTAGGGGGCTCGTAAAAGAATTAAAAGAAAAGTTGAGAGAGCATCCAGATCTTTACTATACAGGATACGTCCAGAATGCGAACCAAGAATTCGTTGAAGCTGTTCTAATGTACCACTATCTCACAGATAGGGAATTTCCAAGCCACGTCGACCTGGGAGTTCCTTCCCAGGATTACATTTTGGGAGTTGGGGACTTCATAGGAGAGTTAAGACGATATTTCTTGATAAATCTAATGAAAGGAAATCTTGACGAAGCAGAGAGCACTTACAGATTTATGGAAGAAGTCTATGAAGAACTAATGACACTCGAATATCCAAAAGGTCTAGTTAATATAAGGCAAAAGCAAGATCAGGCGAGGTACACCTTGGAAAGAACTCTTGAAGATCTAACAAGAGCAAAAGTTAACAGAAGGGTTGAAGAAAAACTGGAGGCTTTTTTGAATGATAGATCTTAG
- a CDS encoding endonuclease V yields MIDLRKLTEVQRRLSRKIVEKPIDIAKVKRVGAVDVSYKNNFAKAAFVCVEFPSGEIIKTKTIVTTVEFPYIPTFFFLRETKPILLAVKDENFDVLLVEGHGKAHPRRYGLASHIGVILSKPTIGVAKRLLRGVSKDTYVKVGKAFVSVGNLITLNDAVRIVEKLLDENGYPKPLNIADKLSKRGESREKE; encoded by the coding sequence ATGATAGATCTTAGAAAACTGACGGAAGTGCAGCGAAGGCTTAGTAGGAAAATAGTGGAAAAACCAATAGATATAGCGAAAGTGAAGAGAGTTGGAGCCGTGGACGTCTCTTATAAGAATAACTTTGCTAAAGCTGCATTTGTTTGCGTAGAATTTCCTTCTGGTGAGATAATAAAAACAAAAACAATAGTAACAACCGTTGAGTTTCCCTATATCCCCACGTTTTTCTTTTTAAGGGAGACAAAACCAATATTGTTGGCTGTTAAAGACGAGAACTTTGACGTTCTGTTAGTTGAAGGGCATGGAAAAGCTCATCCCAGGAGATATGGACTAGCATCTCACATAGGAGTAATTCTTTCAAAGCCAACAATAGGAGTTGCCAAAAGGTTATTGAGAGGCGTGTCAAAAGATACCTACGTAAAGGTGGGAAAAGCTTTTGTTAGTGTAGGCAACCTAATAACTCTCAATGATGCTGTCAGAATTGTAGAAAAATTGCTAGATGAAAACGGTTATCCAAAGCCCTTAAATATAGCCGACAAACTCTCCAAAAGAGGTGAGTCTCGTGAAAAAGAGTAA
- a CDS encoding DUF120 domain-containing protein gives MKKSNLDLLILLAKAGGIEKEILTTSRELSKMLNVSPQTIVRWLEDLEKDGLIKKSESRKGTLVTITEEGVKFLEKLHEELSDALYRGIIIGEVVSGIGEGAYYVRQYAPLIREYLGFDPYPGTLNVRVIFPKTIFDALCNVRPIIIPGFTKEGRTFGDVRAYRVKIDNIEGAIVIPSRTIHPPKIAEIIAPVNLRKTLNLKDGDRIRIKTL, from the coding sequence GTGAAAAAGAGTAACCTTGATTTGTTAATCCTCCTTGCAAAGGCAGGGGGGATAGAGAAAGAGATTCTAACGACTTCTAGAGAACTTAGTAAAATGTTAAACGTTTCTCCTCAAACGATAGTTAGATGGTTAGAAGATCTCGAAAAAGATGGGCTAATAAAGAAAAGTGAATCAAGGAAAGGAACTTTAGTTACAATCACCGAAGAAGGAGTTAAGTTTTTGGAAAAACTACACGAGGAATTATCAGATGCTCTTTACAGAGGAATTATAATTGGAGAAGTTGTTTCTGGAATCGGAGAGGGTGCTTACTATGTTAGACAATATGCCCCCTTAATACGAGAGTACCTGGGATTTGACCCATACCCTGGAACATTAAACGTCAGAGTAATATTCCCAAAGACCATATTCGATGCACTTTGCAATGTTAGGCCTATTATAATTCCGGGATTTACAAAAGAAGGGAGAACCTTTGGAGACGTGAGGGCATATAGAGTTAAAATCGATAATATCGAAGGTGCAATAGTGATCCCCTCAAGAACAATTCATCCTCCAAAAATCGCTGAAATAATAGCTCCCGTGAATTTAAGAAAAACCCTCAACTTAAAGGATGGTGATAGAATTAGAATCAAAACCCTTTGA
- a CDS encoding phenylalanine--tRNA ligase subunit alpha, producing MLGYNEKLVLLKLNEVKKARIEELVKLTGLEQVAIMRALLTLEKEGLAKISERKERIIRLTDLGRKYIQMGLPEIRALNVLKSKKKVKLDELRGVLTEDELKPIVGILRKEGWVKVEKTPEGLVLEITERGENPEERPIDKALKILSEKEYATSEEISKIVPINELKRRKVAQEEEVVERIAEITEKGVELVKKGIELKREVTSLTPELIASGKWREVEFKPFNIKAPVKKIYPGKKQPYRVFLDKIRRKLIEMGFIEITVDSLIETQFWNFDALFQPQNHPAREWTDTYQLKYPEKGYLPNRELVERVKEAHERGLAGSRGWGYVWSPERAMFLMPRAHATALSARQLAKGIEIPGKYFTIQRVFRPDVLDRTHLIEFNQIDGFVAAEDLTFRHLLGILKKFAIEIAGAKKVKFFPDYYPFTEPSVQLSAYHPELGWVEFGGAGVFREEMTKALGIDVPVIAWGIGIDRLAMFRLGIDDIRYLFSYDLKWLREAKLIW from the coding sequence ATGTTAGGATACAATGAGAAGCTTGTTCTACTTAAGCTCAACGAAGTAAAAAAAGCAAGAATAGAGGAACTTGTAAAGCTCACAGGACTTGAGCAAGTTGCGATAATGAGAGCCCTTTTAACCCTTGAAAAAGAGGGTTTAGCCAAGATTTCGGAAAGAAAAGAGAGAATAATACGATTAACAGATCTAGGCAGAAAATACATTCAGATGGGATTACCTGAAATAAGAGCTTTAAACGTTTTAAAAAGCAAGAAAAAGGTAAAACTAGATGAATTAAGAGGAGTGCTGACGGAAGATGAGCTAAAGCCAATAGTTGGTATTCTAAGAAAGGAAGGATGGGTAAAGGTAGAGAAAACTCCAGAAGGTTTGGTGTTAGAAATAACAGAAAGAGGAGAAAATCCAGAAGAGAGACCAATAGATAAGGCTCTAAAAATATTATCAGAAAAAGAATATGCCACTTCTGAAGAAATATCAAAAATAGTTCCCATAAATGAACTCAAGAGAAGAAAAGTTGCCCAGGAGGAGGAAGTAGTTGAGAGGATTGCGGAGATTACTGAAAAGGGAGTTGAACTAGTGAAAAAAGGAATAGAGTTAAAGAGAGAGGTCACTAGTTTAACTCCAGAACTTATAGCAAGTGGAAAATGGAGAGAAGTAGAGTTCAAACCTTTCAACATTAAGGCCCCTGTAAAGAAGATATACCCGGGCAAGAAGCAACCATATAGAGTATTCTTAGACAAGATAAGGAGAAAATTAATCGAGATGGGATTCATTGAAATAACCGTGGATAGCTTAATTGAAACCCAGTTCTGGAACTTTGATGCTCTATTCCAGCCTCAAAACCACCCTGCCAGAGAATGGACAGACACCTACCAGCTGAAATATCCAGAAAAAGGCTATTTACCTAATAGAGAATTAGTGGAAAGAGTAAAGGAGGCCCATGAACGTGGATTGGCTGGCTCAAGAGGGTGGGGTTACGTATGGAGCCCCGAAAGAGCAATGTTTCTAATGCCCAGGGCCCATGCCACGGCCTTAAGTGCTAGACAGCTCGCGAAAGGAATAGAAATTCCTGGGAAGTATTTCACAATACAGAGAGTATTTAGGCCTGATGTCCTAGATAGAACACATTTGATAGAATTCAACCAAATTGATGGGTTTGTGGCAGCTGAGGACTTAACCTTTAGGCATCTACTGGGCATACTAAAGAAGTTTGCAATTGAGATTGCAGGAGCAAAAAAGGTAAAGTTCTTCCCAGATTATTATCCGTTTACAGAACCTAGTGTTCAGCTAAGTGCATATCACCCTGAATTAGGATGGGTCGAGTTTGGAGGTGCAGGAGTTTTTAGGGAGGAGATGACTAAAGCTCTAGGAATAGATGTCCCAGTTATAGCATGGGGAATTGGAATAGATAGGCTTGCAATGTTCAGGCTTGGAATAGATGATATTAGATATCTCTTCAGCTACGATCTGAAGTGGCTTAGGGAAGCTAAGCTCATTTGGTAG
- the pheT gene encoding phenylalanine--tRNA ligase subunit beta — protein MPKFDVAKSDLERLVGREFSVEEWEDLVLYAKCELDDVWEEDGKIYFKLDSKDTNRPDLWSAEGVARQIRWALGLAKGLPKYEVEESDVVVYVDKKLRNIRPYGVYAVVEGLKLDEEALSQLIQLQEKVALTYGRRRREVAIGIFDFDKVKPPIYYRAAEKTEKFVPLGYSEEMTLEEILEKHEKGREYGHLIRDKPYYPLLVDSEGNVLSMPPIINSELTGRVTTETKNVFVDVTGWDLRKVMLALNVIVTALAERGGKIKRVKVIYPDFEITTPDLTPKEFEVSFEYIRKLSGLELSNEEIKELLERMMYEVEILSENKAKVKYPAFRDDIMHTRDVLEDVLIAYGYNNIDPEEPKLAVQGRGDPFKDFEDAIRDLMVGFGLQEVMTFNLTSKEVQFDKMNIPEEEIVEIANPISSRWSALRKWLLPSLMEFLSNNTHEEYPQRIFEVGLATLIDESRETKTVSEPKLAVALAGSGYTFTNAKEILDSLMRHLGIEYDIEETVHGSFIPGRVGKILVDGKEIGIIGEIHPQVLENWNIQVPVVAFEIFLKPLYR, from the coding sequence ATGCCAAAGTTTGACGTTGCAAAATCAGACTTGGAAAGATTAGTTGGAAGAGAGTTTTCAGTTGAAGAGTGGGAAGACCTTGTTCTTTATGCTAAGTGCGAGCTCGATGACGTTTGGGAAGAAGATGGAAAAATATATTTCAAGTTGGACTCAAAAGACACTAATAGGCCAGATCTTTGGAGCGCTGAGGGCGTTGCTCGACAAATAAGATGGGCTCTTGGATTAGCCAAGGGATTGCCAAAATATGAAGTCGAGGAAAGTGATGTTGTTGTTTATGTTGATAAAAAGCTCAGAAACATAAGGCCCTACGGTGTTTACGCCGTAGTAGAAGGATTAAAGCTAGATGAAGAAGCCTTGAGTCAGTTAATTCAGCTCCAAGAAAAAGTTGCCCTAACCTATGGAAGGAGGAGAAGAGAAGTCGCAATAGGGATATTTGATTTTGACAAAGTAAAGCCCCCAATATATTACAGAGCTGCAGAAAAGACAGAAAAATTTGTCCCCCTTGGATATAGTGAGGAAATGACGTTAGAAGAAATCCTTGAAAAGCACGAGAAAGGAAGGGAGTATGGCCACTTAATAAGAGACAAGCCTTACTACCCACTTCTTGTTGATTCAGAAGGTAACGTCCTTTCAATGCCTCCAATAATAAACTCCGAGCTAACGGGGAGAGTGACCACAGAGACCAAGAATGTGTTCGTGGACGTCACGGGATGGGATCTGAGAAAAGTCATGTTAGCCCTGAATGTAATAGTCACGGCGCTCGCCGAAAGAGGAGGGAAAATCAAAAGGGTTAAAGTGATTTACCCTGACTTCGAGATCACGACTCCTGACTTGACTCCTAAAGAATTTGAAGTTAGTTTTGAGTACATAAGAAAGCTTTCTGGGTTAGAGTTAAGCAATGAAGAAATCAAGGAACTTTTAGAAAGAATGATGTATGAAGTTGAAATTCTCAGTGAAAACAAGGCAAAAGTAAAGTATCCAGCCTTCAGAGATGACATAATGCACACTAGAGATGTACTTGAGGATGTGTTAATTGCTTACGGGTACAATAATATAGACCCAGAAGAGCCAAAGTTAGCTGTCCAAGGGAGAGGTGATCCATTTAAGGACTTTGAGGATGCAATTAGGGATTTAATGGTGGGATTTGGTCTCCAGGAAGTCATGACTTTTAACTTAACAAGCAAAGAAGTCCAGTTTGACAAGATGAACATTCCAGAGGAGGAAATTGTTGAAATAGCAAATCCAATTAGTAGCAGATGGAGCGCATTAAGAAAATGGTTACTTCCAAGTTTGATGGAATTCCTTAGCAACAACACTCATGAAGAATATCCACAAAGGATATTCGAGGTTGGTTTAGCAACTTTGATAGACGAGAGCAGAGAAACTAAGACTGTTAGTGAACCTAAGCTTGCAGTAGCTCTAGCCGGAAGTGGATACACCTTCACCAACGCAAAGGAAATACTTGACTCCTTAATGAGACACCTAGGAATTGAATATGATATAGAAGAGACAGTGCATGGAAGCTTTATCCCAGGGAGAGTTGGAAAGATACTTGTGGATGGAAAGGAAATCGGAATCATAGGAGAGATTCATCCACAAGTTCTAGAAAATTGGAATATCCAAGTTCCAGTTGTTGCTTTTGAGATATTTTTGAAGCCTCTCTATCGCTGA
- the tdh gene encoding L-threonine 3-dehydrogenase, translated as MSEKMVAIMKTKPEYGAELVEVDVPKPGPGEVLIKILATSICGTDLHIYEWNEWAQTRIRPPQIMGHEVAGEVVEVGPGVEGIEVGDYVSVETHIVCGKCYACKRGQYHVCQNTKIFGVDTDGVFAEYAVVPAQNVWKNPKNIPPEYATLQEPLGNAVDTVLAGPIAGKSVLITGAGPLGLLGIAVAKASGAYPVIVSEPSEFRRNLAKKVGADYVINPFEEDVVKEVMDITDGNGVDVFLEFSGAPKALEQGLQAVTPAGRVSLLGLFPGKVSIDFNNLIIFKALTVYGITGRHLWETWYTVSRLLQSGKLNIDPIITHKYKGFDKYEEAFELMRAGKTGKVVFMLK; from the coding sequence ATGTCCGAGAAGATGGTTGCTATCATGAAGACAAAACCAGAGTACGGTGCAGAGTTAGTTGAAGTAGATGTACCAAAACCTGGGCCAGGGGAAGTCCTAATAAAAATTCTTGCAACAAGCATATGTGGAACTGACCTGCACATTTATGAATGGAATGAATGGGCTCAGACAAGAATTAGGCCACCTCAGATAATGGGGCATGAGGTTGCAGGAGAGGTTGTGGAAGTTGGTCCAGGTGTAGAGGGAATTGAAGTTGGTGATTACGTTTCTGTTGAGACTCACATAGTCTGTGGAAAGTGTTACGCATGTAAAAGAGGGCAATATCACGTATGTCAAAACACAAAGATATTTGGAGTAGATACTGACGGTGTTTTTGCCGAATATGCAGTAGTTCCAGCACAAAACGTCTGGAAGAATCCAAAGAACATACCTCCCGAATATGCTACTCTACAAGAGCCATTGGGAAATGCTGTGGATACAGTACTTGCTGGCCCAATTGCCGGAAAGAGCGTTCTCATTACTGGAGCAGGTCCCCTGGGACTTCTTGGAATAGCAGTGGCAAAGGCATCCGGAGCCTATCCTGTGATAGTTTCTGAGCCAAGTGAATTTAGAAGAAACTTGGCAAAGAAGGTGGGTGCAGACTACGTAATAAATCCATTTGAAGAAGATGTTGTAAAGGAGGTAATGGACATAACCGACGGAAACGGAGTTGATGTGTTCTTGGAGTTCAGCGGTGCTCCAAAGGCTCTTGAGCAAGGACTCCAGGCAGTAACTCCAGCTGGAAGGGTTTCTCTTCTCGGACTATTCCCAGGAAAAGTGAGCATAGACTTTAACAACCTTATAATATTCAAGGCATTGACAGTTTACGGAATCACTGGGAGACACCTTTGGGAAACTTGGTATACAGTCTCTAGACTGCTCCAAAGTGGAAAATTAAATATAGACCCAATAATAACTCACAAGTACAAGGGATTTGACAAGTATGAAGAAGCCTTTGAGCTAATGAGGGCTGGCAAAACTGGCAAAGTTGTTTTCATGCTTAAATGA